Proteins from a genomic interval of Paenibacillus sp. RC334:
- a CDS encoding aldose 1-epimerase, producing MKQVTKEHWNGYDTYVLHSPELEVTMIPRLGNNIISVRDLKLDRDIVRRPGEEELAFYLQKPYHFGLPILIPPGRIRKGQFEFDGVPYQFDRNTANDNHIHGLHRNQSWRCSDIEEDEEGCSVTTELLTESDPHWMEQFPIPLRLEMTYRLQGPVLSQTLRVTNLGDKAAPFGLGYHTWFMVDGEPERWRLKLPVNGVYEQDAEQLPTGTITPLNDLEPLSTGLSLKGTNLDTLLRASEGPAEALLTRDDGYQIRYTADEQYFKYWVLYTKGECDQYLCIEPYTWLSDAPNLHDPVGAGGLIRLEPQQSINLKTQIHMIYP from the coding sequence ATGAAACAAGTGACCAAAGAACATTGGAATGGTTACGACACGTATGTTTTACATAGCCCTGAGCTGGAAGTTACGATGATCCCCCGTCTCGGGAATAATATTATCTCGGTGCGTGATCTGAAGCTGGATCGGGATATCGTACGGCGTCCTGGCGAGGAAGAACTGGCCTTTTATTTGCAAAAGCCGTATCATTTTGGCTTGCCGATTCTGATCCCTCCCGGCCGAATCCGCAAAGGACAATTCGAGTTTGACGGTGTTCCCTATCAGTTTGATCGGAATACGGCCAACGACAATCATATACACGGGCTGCATCGTAATCAATCCTGGCGTTGCAGTGATATTGAAGAAGATGAGGAAGGTTGCAGCGTGACCACTGAGCTGTTGACGGAAAGTGATCCGCACTGGATGGAGCAGTTTCCTATTCCCCTACGGCTGGAGATGACTTACCGCTTGCAGGGACCTGTATTGAGTCAAACGCTGCGTGTAACGAATCTGGGTGACAAAGCAGCCCCGTTCGGCTTGGGATACCACACCTGGTTTATGGTGGACGGAGAGCCTGAGCGCTGGCGCCTGAAGCTGCCTGTGAACGGCGTATATGAGCAAGACGCTGAACAGCTCCCAACAGGTACAATCACTCCTTTGAATGACTTGGAGCCGCTCTCTACGGGACTTTCCCTGAAAGGAACGAATCTGGATACGCTGCTGCGAGCATCGGAAGGGCCTGCTGAGGCCCTGTTGACCCGTGATGACGGTTATCAGATTCGCTACACAGCAGATGAACAATACTTTAAGTATTGGGTGTTGTATACCAAGGGTGAATGCGATCAGTATCTTTGCATCGAGCCTTATACCTGGCTGTCTGATGCACCCAATTTACACGATCCTGTGGGGGCAGGCGGGCTGATTCGTCTGGAGCCTCAGCAATCCATTAACCTGAAAACTCAGATTCATATGATATATCCGTAA
- a CDS encoding alpha/beta-type small acid-soluble spore protein: MANGANQGRGRRSNNLVVPQATNALQQLKYEAAQELGITIPADGYYGDMPSREAGSLGGYITKRLVQLAEQQLSGRSGQ, translated from the coding sequence ATGGCTAATGGAGCTAATCAAGGCAGAGGACGCCGCAGTAACAACCTGGTCGTACCTCAGGCCACCAACGCACTGCAACAATTGAAATATGAAGCAGCACAAGAACTCGGCATCACCATTCCGGCAGACGGTTATTATGGTGACATGCCATCCCGTGAGGCTGGTTCTCTGGGAGGTTATATCACTAAACGCTTGGTACAGCTGGCCGAACAGCAATTATCAGGTCGTTCAGGTCAATAA
- a CDS encoding O-methyltransferase: MSEVGQLSLVRQMDIVFKELDDELAGLSSGTVFVQIRNNVVGKFGIRHNPIAGKGGTFGAVEPGLSVDHRADFRRMALDTLNHKRSWTHGEIAFDFAVRQGTILVDATLESNYNMANLMIRYNKPTYRAANSE; encoded by the coding sequence ATGAGTGAAGTAGGTCAATTGTCGTTAGTAAGGCAGATGGATATCGTTTTTAAAGAGCTGGATGATGAACTGGCGGGTTTATCGTCAGGAACTGTATTTGTTCAAATACGTAACAACGTGGTTGGAAAATTTGGTATCCGTCATAATCCGATTGCAGGTAAAGGTGGTACATTTGGAGCGGTGGAACCTGGGCTGTCTGTAGATCATCGGGCGGACTTCCGTCGTATGGCGCTGGATACACTAAATCACAAGCGTAGTTGGACTCATGGTGAAATTGCTTTTGATTTTGCCGTCAGACAGGGAACCATTCTGGTGGATGCTACGCTGGAATCGAATTATAACATGGCGAATCTCATGATCCGTTATAACAAGCCTACATACCGAGCGGCTAATTCGGAATAA
- a CDS encoding M3 family oligoendopeptidase, with amino-acid sequence MKTPLKQTWDLESIFSGGSSSPSFKAFLEELESKVQQLQSQLKSAKVPQTVLDTERLDSVLSAMQELFNGASQAGSFVSCLTAQNQHDKQAVELGARINTLYAQGKSALVSFQNLLAQTSEDIWQKWMEREAIKPFSFVLNEYRNEAREKMAPELESLALDLAVDGYHGWGDFYDTIVKNMTIPVPENGEIVNLSVGQAANKLDEPDRSVRQEVFTRWEEAWTKVEDYCADTLNHLAGFRLKLYENRGWTDVLKEPLEISRMSAQTLDTMWQVINETKPVLVKYLERKAKLLGLEKLSWHDVEAPLGTSTTKIPYDDAAVTIVEQFGKFSPRMADFAQMAFEKSWIEAEDRPGKRPGGFCTSLRLSKETRIFMTYAGSPSNVSTLAHELGHGYHQHVMNELHPLNQNYAMNVAETASTLAELIVSDALLEAAEGQEKVALLEDKIQRGVAFFMNIHARFLFETRFYELRKKGVVGAQQLGELMEQAQREAFSGVLDEAHPHFWASKLHFYITNTPFYNFPYTFGYMFSAGIYAFAKKNSDGFADQYDALLRDTGRMTVEELASKHLGTDLTQADFWRNAAQVTVQDIEQFLQMTE; translated from the coding sequence ATGAAAACACCATTGAAGCAAACATGGGATTTGGAATCCATATTTAGTGGGGGGTCTTCCTCTCCCTCATTTAAAGCATTTTTGGAGGAACTGGAGAGCAAGGTTCAACAATTGCAGTCCCAGCTTAAATCAGCCAAGGTACCGCAAACGGTATTGGATACCGAGCGTCTGGATAGTGTGCTGAGCGCTATGCAAGAGCTGTTTAACGGAGCATCGCAAGCAGGTTCCTTTGTTTCCTGTCTGACTGCTCAGAACCAACATGACAAGCAGGCTGTTGAACTGGGCGCACGCATAAATACGCTGTATGCACAGGGGAAAAGTGCTTTGGTTTCATTCCAGAACTTGCTTGCACAAACGAGTGAAGACATTTGGCAGAAGTGGATGGAACGGGAAGCGATTAAGCCGTTCTCTTTTGTCCTGAATGAATACCGGAACGAGGCTCGTGAGAAAATGGCACCTGAGCTGGAAAGTCTGGCATTGGATTTGGCTGTGGACGGCTACCACGGTTGGGGTGATTTTTATGACACGATTGTCAAAAATATGACGATCCCTGTTCCAGAGAATGGAGAAATCGTAAATCTGTCCGTAGGGCAGGCTGCCAACAAGCTGGATGAACCGGATCGTAGTGTGCGTCAAGAAGTGTTCACACGTTGGGAAGAAGCATGGACCAAGGTTGAGGACTATTGTGCGGATACGCTTAATCATCTGGCAGGCTTCCGCCTCAAGCTGTATGAAAACCGGGGCTGGACGGACGTGCTCAAGGAGCCGCTGGAGATCAGCCGCATGTCGGCACAGACGCTGGATACAATGTGGCAGGTCATTAATGAAACGAAGCCTGTGCTGGTTAAATATCTGGAGCGGAAGGCGAAGCTGCTGGGCCTGGAGAAACTGTCGTGGCATGACGTTGAGGCCCCACTGGGAACGTCTACTACTAAAATCCCATACGACGATGCAGCCGTAACAATTGTTGAGCAATTCGGTAAATTCAGTCCAAGAATGGCTGATTTTGCTCAAATGGCTTTTGAGAAAAGCTGGATTGAAGCAGAAGATCGTCCGGGCAAACGTCCTGGTGGATTCTGTACTTCCCTTCGTCTTAGTAAAGAGACCCGTATTTTCATGACCTACGCCGGATCGCCTTCCAACGTTTCGACACTGGCCCATGAGCTTGGACACGGTTATCATCAGCATGTGATGAATGAATTGCATCCATTGAATCAAAATTATGCGATGAACGTAGCCGAGACGGCTTCGACGTTGGCAGAACTGATTGTATCGGATGCTTTGCTGGAGGCTGCCGAGGGTCAGGAGAAGGTAGCATTGCTGGAGGATAAAATTCAGCGCGGCGTAGCCTTTTTCATGAATATCCATGCCCGCTTCCTGTTTGAAACCCGTTTTTACGAGCTGCGGAAAAAAGGGGTCGTAGGAGCGCAACAATTGGGAGAATTAATGGAGCAAGCACAGCGTGAAGCGTTCAGCGGCGTTTTGGATGAGGCTCACCCTCATTTTTGGGCATCCAAGCTGCATTTCTATATTACGAACACTCCATTCTACAACTTCCCATATACGTTTGGATACATGTTCAGTGCCGGGATTTACGCCTTTGCGAAGAAAAATTCAGATGGCTTTGCTGATCAATATGATGCCTTGCTGCGTGATACGGGTCGCATGACGGTGGAAGAATTGGCCTCCAAGCATCTGGGGACCGATTTAACACAGGCTGACTTCTGGCGTAATGCCGCGCAAGTCACAGTTCAGGATATTGAGCAATTTTTGCAAATGACGGAATAA